A genomic stretch from Gorilla gorilla gorilla isolate KB3781 chromosome 20, NHGRI_mGorGor1-v2.1_pri, whole genome shotgun sequence includes:
- the RGS9BP gene encoding regulator of G-protein signaling 9-binding protein, producing the protein MAREECKALLDGLNKTTACYHHLVLTVGGSADSQNLRQELQKTRQKAQELAVSTCARLTAVLRDRGLAADERAEFERLWVAFSGCLDLLEADMRRALELGAAFPLHAPRRPLVRTGVAGASSGVAARALSTRSLRLEAEGDFDVADLRELEREVLQVGEMIDNMEMKVNVPRWTVQARQAAGAELLSTVSAGPSSVVSLQERGGGCDPRKALAAILFGAVLLAAVALAVCVAKLS; encoded by the coding sequence ATGGCGAGGGAGGAGTGCAAGGCGCTGCTGGACGGGCTCAACAAGACGACTGCGTGCTACCACCACCTGGTGCTGACCGTCGGTGGCTCGGCGGACTCGCAGAACCTGCGGCAGGAGCTGCAAAAGACGCGCCAGAAGGCGCAGGAGCTGGCGGTGTCCACCTGCGCCCGGCTGACTGCTGTGCTGCGCGACCGGGGCCTGGCCGCCGACGAGCGCGCCGAGTTCGAGCGGCTCTGGGTGGCCTTCTCGGGCTGCCTGGACCTGCTGGAAGCGGACATGCGACGCGCGCTGGAGCTGGGCGCCGCGTTCCCGCTGCACGCGCCGCGGCGGCCGCTGGTGCGCACAGGTGTGGCTGGCGCCTCCTccggcgtggcggcgcgcgcgcTGAGCACCCGCAGCCTGCGGCTCGAGGCGGAGGGCGACTTCGACGTCGCGGACCTGCGGGAGCTGGAGCGCGAGGTCCTTCAGGTGGGCGAGATGATCGACAACATGGAGATGAAGGTCAACGTGCCCCGCTGGACCGTGCAAGCCCGGCAGGCGGCGGGCGCCGAGCTCCTGTCCACGGTCAGCGCCGGCCCCTCCTCGGTCGTGTCCTTGCAGGAGCGCGGGGGGGGTTGCGACCCCAGGAAGGCCCTGGCCGCCATCCTTTTCGGCGCCGTGCTGCTGGCGGCTGTGGCCCTAGCCGTGTGCGTGGCGAAGCTGAGCTGA